A DNA window from Luteolibacter luteus contains the following coding sequences:
- a CDS encoding LamG-like jellyroll fold domain-containing protein gives MPFPAAMIRRILRFAALVASGCPLAPAAEFHTPNDVDSATLHLWHLDEETIPFSDAGPSPTPLRGLLNGALAGQPSLPGLGTAVSFRSNAGGVPGESNLVGAILAEAPHLVSGNQDNVRADFRYFGKDGAFTYELLIKPEILPGEAGVIASGLLSMDGDGDDRIFNFRIEKQGFLTFMALPHCGATGGGLATIPTTGPHAIATGQWYHVAVTYDGNAGITNNLKLYWTRIDTHPAEANLIGRGTLSNDLNGKTGDLAIGNEARGFNGNAEGEPFPGLIDEVRISGVARHPTDFFFVAPGKRIAPGAKDATAAKPAIPERLDLKLASVLVDASSANLSGKPGEVLRLGSGLHRLDFDFGFSPEPLDADVKLRCQLEGIDERWQETERGMSLTCQALDAGNQVISQAVFSAVGRSDGWETTFDDSKMTRRVEPIYLPAEAVALRLSVSSGSPDTTGLLMVDNIAVSVPGEEEASLWQNGNLTIDGLTPSPGDAPPGWRRDGSDPAIAYLSIRSDGPALALVDGDQMKHGEWTSVQKLNGPPAASRTLVLSWDEAFNVIGGRLNRATYINVPPGAYTFRAIGLAGANQRTGEMIALPIHIDPPFWQRVWFGPAVAAGSVALVAAAAFRHLRRRSKQRLERLRFQNALEQDRSRIARDMHDDLGTRVTVLNLTAALARRDWEKDPAKAQRHLDKMTGAARELVSAMDDLVWAVDPAHDTLDQLGSHLTRLADEMFRDSPVRCRLDIPAELPARPLSAEYRHHIALAVKESLHNVLQHAGPCEVFLSLGLEDETLALMIRDTGRGFDPRSHPDGHGLGNTAGRIREIGGSYALDSSPGHGTSIVLICRLPELPK, from the coding sequence ATGCCATTCCCCGCTGCGATGATCCGCCGCATCCTGCGATTCGCGGCCCTCGTGGCGAGTGGCTGCCCGCTGGCCCCCGCGGCGGAATTCCACACGCCTAACGACGTGGATTCCGCCACCTTGCACCTCTGGCATCTCGATGAGGAAACCATACCCTTCAGCGATGCCGGACCATCCCCCACCCCGCTTCGTGGGTTGCTGAATGGCGCGCTCGCAGGCCAGCCCTCACTGCCGGGCTTGGGGACAGCCGTGTCCTTTCGCTCGAACGCAGGAGGCGTCCCCGGCGAGTCGAACCTGGTAGGGGCCATCCTCGCGGAAGCCCCCCACCTCGTTTCCGGAAACCAGGACAACGTGAGGGCCGACTTCCGCTACTTCGGGAAAGACGGTGCCTTCACCTACGAACTGCTGATCAAGCCGGAGATCCTCCCCGGTGAAGCCGGAGTGATCGCCTCGGGTCTCCTCTCGATGGACGGCGATGGCGACGACCGCATCTTCAATTTCCGCATCGAGAAACAAGGCTTCCTCACCTTCATGGCGCTGCCTCACTGCGGTGCCACCGGTGGAGGCCTGGCCACGATCCCGACCACCGGACCCCATGCCATCGCGACCGGTCAATGGTATCACGTCGCCGTCACTTACGATGGCAACGCGGGCATCACCAACAACCTCAAGCTCTACTGGACACGGATCGACACCCATCCCGCGGAAGCAAATCTGATCGGCCGCGGCACTCTTTCCAATGACCTCAACGGCAAAACCGGTGATCTCGCCATCGGCAATGAAGCACGCGGCTTCAACGGCAATGCCGAAGGAGAGCCCTTCCCCGGCCTCATCGATGAAGTGCGCATCAGCGGCGTAGCCCGCCATCCCACCGACTTCTTCTTCGTCGCACCCGGAAAGCGGATCGCCCCCGGAGCCAAGGATGCCACCGCCGCAAAACCCGCGATCCCCGAGCGGCTCGACCTCAAGCTCGCTAGCGTGCTGGTCGATGCTTCCTCCGCCAATCTCTCCGGCAAACCCGGTGAAGTGCTGCGTCTCGGCTCAGGCCTTCACCGCCTTGACTTCGACTTCGGCTTCAGCCCCGAACCACTCGATGCAGACGTCAAGCTTCGCTGCCAGCTCGAGGGCATCGACGAACGCTGGCAGGAAACCGAGCGCGGGATGAGCCTCACCTGCCAGGCACTCGACGCGGGAAACCAAGTGATCTCCCAAGCCGTCTTCTCCGCCGTCGGTCGCAGCGATGGCTGGGAAACGACGTTCGACGACTCGAAAATGACCCGCCGGGTCGAGCCGATCTACCTGCCCGCAGAAGCCGTCGCACTGCGGCTTTCCGTCAGCTCCGGCTCACCCGATACCACCGGCCTGCTGATGGTGGACAACATCGCCGTCTCCGTTCCGGGCGAAGAAGAAGCCTCGCTCTGGCAAAACGGCAATCTCACCATCGATGGACTCACTCCTTCCCCCGGCGACGCGCCGCCGGGCTGGCGCCGCGATGGCAGCGATCCTGCCATCGCTTACCTTTCGATCCGTAGCGATGGACCCGCCCTTGCGCTGGTCGACGGTGATCAGATGAAACACGGCGAATGGACCTCCGTGCAAAAGCTGAATGGCCCTCCCGCAGCAAGCCGCACCCTCGTCCTCTCTTGGGACGAAGCCTTCAACGTGATCGGCGGCCGTTTGAACCGCGCGACCTACATCAACGTGCCGCCCGGGGCCTACACGTTCCGCGCCATCGGCCTCGCAGGCGCGAACCAGCGCACCGGCGAAATGATTGCTCTCCCCATTCATATCGATCCCCCCTTCTGGCAGCGCGTCTGGTTCGGACCAGCGGTCGCCGCAGGTTCGGTCGCCCTCGTTGCCGCTGCCGCCTTCCGCCACCTCCGCCGTCGTTCGAAGCAACGTCTCGAGCGGCTGCGCTTCCAAAATGCACTCGAGCAGGACCGCAGCCGCATCGCCCGGGACATGCACGATGACCTTGGTACGAGAGTTACCGTACTAAACCTTACCGCGGCACTCGCCCGCCGGGATTGGGAAAAGGATCCCGCCAAGGCCCAGCGCCACCTCGACAAGATGACCGGTGCCGCCCGCGAACTCGTTTCCGCGATGGATGATCTCGTCTGGGCCGTCGATCCCGCGCATGACACCCTCGACCAACTCGGCTCCCACCTCACCCGCCTCGCGGATGAAATGTTCCGCGACTCACCGGTCCGCTGCCGCCTCGATATCCCGGCGGAGCTACCGGCACGCCCTCTCAGCGCGGAGTACCGCCATCACATTGCCCTCGCGGTGAAGGAATCCCTCCATAATGTCCTGCAGCACGCCGGCCCCTGCGAGGTCTTCCTCTCGCTCGGGCTTGAGGACGAGACCCTCGCCCTCATGATCCGCGATACCGGCCGCGGCTTCGATCCGAGGTCCCATCCCGATGGCCACGGCTTGGGCAATACCGCGGGTAGAATCCGTGAAATCGGCGGCAGCTACGCTCTCGACTCGTCACCCGGCCACGGAACCTCTATCGTGCTGATTTGCCGGCTCCCCGAACTTCCAAAGTAG
- a CDS encoding alpha-L-rhamnosidase C-terminal domain-containing protein, translating into MSVAMRALLCCALLPLSPLSAAERSPVVSTTESPVKAEQLGNGHWLIDFGKAAFGNISITPASNREKGRMTIHLGETLSGDRSINRKPAGTVRYQRHEVTLNPRGPVSPRLSWSPPNWMKEGFLDLPKECKEEVMPFRYAEIEGAPPGFSADQVKRVSWSVAFDEKASAFESSSPELNAVWDLCKHSIKATTFMGLYVDGDRERKPYEADVLINQLSHYCLDARYDTARLTHEYLLEKPTWPTEWRLQSVILAWHDFLWSGDDGSLRKNYATLKARAMITRRTPEGLFQGWNKGDITDIVDWPAGERDGYDMKPEVKTVVTAFHYRALVLLEKIALQLGKAADAKEFAAAAEATRQGVNARLWDEARGCYVDGLGSNHASAHANFFPLAMGLVPQDRVPKVAAFLKTKDMACSVYGAQFLLDALYDAGESEYALSLLSSRGQRSWLNMSEKVGSTITLEAWDPSLKPNLDWNHAWGAAPSNLIARKLMGIEPLEPGFRRFRVKPQTASLENARIKMPTPKGPIFLEIQGRDASAWQASLTVPAGTVAEFHVPHVGEVSVQGPAEATPVGDKNGRRILGLGEGRWKLSIKG; encoded by the coding sequence ATGTCCGTCGCCATGCGTGCCCTCCTCTGCTGCGCTCTCCTGCCACTTTCTCCCCTCTCCGCGGCGGAACGCAGCCCCGTGGTATCCACCACGGAAAGCCCGGTGAAGGCCGAACAACTCGGGAATGGCCACTGGCTCATCGATTTCGGCAAGGCGGCTTTCGGCAATATCTCGATCACACCTGCGAGCAATCGGGAGAAAGGACGCATGACCATCCATCTCGGTGAGACGCTTTCGGGAGACCGCAGCATCAATCGCAAACCCGCTGGCACCGTCCGTTACCAACGCCATGAGGTGACTCTGAACCCCCGCGGCCCGGTCTCCCCGCGCCTGAGCTGGAGTCCGCCGAATTGGATGAAGGAGGGCTTTCTGGATCTTCCGAAGGAGTGCAAGGAGGAGGTGATGCCTTTCCGCTATGCGGAAATTGAAGGAGCTCCTCCCGGTTTTTCTGCCGATCAGGTAAAGCGGGTCTCGTGGAGTGTCGCCTTCGATGAAAAGGCATCCGCCTTCGAGAGTTCCAGCCCCGAACTCAATGCGGTGTGGGACCTCTGCAAGCATAGCATCAAGGCAACCACCTTCATGGGCCTCTATGTGGATGGAGATCGCGAGCGGAAGCCCTACGAAGCGGACGTACTGATCAACCAGCTCTCCCACTATTGCCTCGATGCGCGCTACGACACGGCGCGGCTGACCCACGAGTATCTGCTGGAGAAGCCGACCTGGCCGACCGAGTGGCGCCTGCAATCGGTGATCCTAGCTTGGCACGACTTCCTGTGGTCGGGCGATGACGGCTCGCTGCGGAAGAACTACGCCACGCTAAAGGCCCGCGCGATGATCACACGCCGCACGCCCGAAGGACTCTTCCAAGGATGGAACAAGGGCGACATCACCGACATCGTGGACTGGCCTGCTGGCGAGCGCGATGGCTACGACATGAAGCCTGAGGTGAAGACCGTGGTGACCGCCTTCCACTACCGCGCGCTGGTCTTGTTGGAGAAGATCGCGCTGCAACTTGGCAAAGCGGCGGACGCGAAGGAATTCGCAGCGGCGGCCGAAGCAACCAGGCAGGGCGTGAACGCCAGGCTCTGGGACGAAGCCCGCGGTTGCTACGTCGACGGTCTCGGTAGCAACCATGCCTCGGCCCATGCGAATTTCTTTCCTCTCGCGATGGGCCTGGTGCCGCAAGACCGCGTGCCCAAGGTGGCAGCTTTCCTGAAAACGAAAGACATGGCCTGTAGTGTCTATGGCGCACAGTTCCTGCTGGATGCGCTCTACGATGCAGGCGAGTCGGAATACGCGCTATCCCTGCTCTCTTCCCGCGGCCAGCGCTCGTGGCTGAACATGAGCGAAAAGGTCGGCTCCACGATCACGCTCGAAGCCTGGGATCCATCCCTGAAACCGAACCTCGACTGGAACCATGCATGGGGAGCTGCGCCATCAAACCTGATCGCACGAAAGCTGATGGGGATCGAACCTCTCGAGCCCGGCTTCAGGCGTTTCCGGGTAAAGCCTCAAACGGCATCGCTTGAAAACGCTCGGATCAAGATGCCCACGCCGAAGGGCCCGATCTTCTTGGAAATCCAAGGCAGGGACGCTTCGGCTTGGCAGGCCTCGCTGACCGTGCCCGCGGGGACCGTCGCGGAATTCCATGTCCCGCATGTCGGGGAAGTTTCCGTCCAAGGCCCCGCTGAAGCCACGCCGGTGGGCGACAAGAACGGCCGGCGGATTCTCGGCTTGGGAGAAGGCCGCTGGAAGCTTTCGATCAAAGGCTAA
- a CDS encoding response regulator: MSEPAHTIALVEDDMLLRETLADLLSSSPQWKLVAAYPAAEPALAAMKESCPEVVLMDIQLPGMSGIECVAKLKEMHPEVQVLMVTVYDNNDRIYDALAAGASGYLLKRDAPAKLLECLEDLLQGGSPMSSAIARKVVQHFQKTPPAKNEDHNLTPREKQILELLVKGGLYKEIAWDLGIGVETVRTHLHNIYAKLHVRTRTEAVVKYLGGK, from the coding sequence ATGTCCGAACCCGCTCATACGATTGCCTTGGTCGAAGACGACATGCTCTTGCGCGAAACCTTGGCAGACCTTCTCTCCAGTTCCCCGCAATGGAAGCTCGTGGCCGCCTACCCCGCTGCCGAGCCCGCGCTCGCAGCGATGAAGGAGAGCTGCCCGGAGGTCGTGCTCATGGATATCCAGCTCCCCGGCATGTCGGGCATCGAGTGCGTCGCGAAACTCAAGGAAATGCATCCCGAAGTGCAGGTTCTGATGGTTACCGTCTACGACAACAACGACCGGATCTACGACGCACTGGCTGCAGGCGCTTCAGGTTACCTCTTGAAACGCGATGCTCCCGCAAAGCTGCTCGAATGCCTTGAAGATTTGCTGCAAGGCGGCTCCCCGATGTCGAGCGCCATCGCCCGCAAGGTCGTGCAGCATTTCCAGAAAACGCCTCCCGCAAAGAACGAGGATCACAACCTCACTCCGCGTGAGAAGCAGATCCTCGAGCTCTTGGTTAAAGGCGGACTCTACAAGGAGATCGCCTGGGACCTTGGAATCGGCGTTGAAACCGTCCGCACCCACCTCCACAACATTTACGCGAAGCTGCACGTGCGCACCCGTACGGAGGCGGTCGTGAAGTATCTGGGAGGGAAGTGA
- a CDS encoding BNR-4 repeat-containing protein: MLRPGLPFLLALVTTPAFAAVTGPYVADTETVHLFHLDEAVDATNAANSGSSAAGLLPYSGSAVPAAATAAQPANTTILGATTYSAAFGRAASIATSTVGLGLDANQSGGFQPGTTTSPDAIAQGSIAGADGSFTLEALVNLPSITGASREIISTDSSMSNRGFQFRIGTTGALEFNFITGSGSAISAAIPTTGPHRFAANEWFHVALSFDGSTNTSTFYWTKLAPSSAQANAIGSSTSENTVASVTGPLVIGNEARGASGEGLQGLIDEVRISKVVRSASAFLFANDDLDGDGLSDAWEALHFGNLGQDGNGDPDGDGYDNMAEFVAGTAPDNPDSNPGDADLDGLQDEWEIHHFGNLTAQDGEGDPDGDFASNSLEEAAHSSPVNPIDWPETDGDQLNDGWELFYFGNLSRDGSADSDGDGAGDKAEHDATTDPTQAGWSPSRSLLAHRWSFNGNLEDSVGTEHAELIDPDSNPATGAAALGDSNVLLQGGVRSEASYIELGNNLLGGRKTPLSIELWATQIATRNWGRIFDFGSSTTEYLFMSWTQGTTLANDQVRWLDGVSSLTNNSNAPYVLGTPYHIVLTIEPRAGSAGSTRVTWYAAPAAAATLGGARGSFETTNTPLDFNDAVNWLGRSMFAADATANARYDECRIWNGALGAEEREHLHVFGPDSVSYADSDADGLPDAWEIGRFGDLDETANSDTDGDGYSNGAEFAAGSHPAVTASIPGDIDGDDLPDQEEMRYFGNLSATASGDPDGDGESTATELTNNSAPNNRASLSTDTDGDGLPDPWELSHFSHLGHNGGADPDKDGFGNLQEWEAGTNPADAESRPAGTAVRLVPLDDGDHATSEFGYGGASAINTVSFVRSSLKTVGNQQFVTWYGRHQFDANAKFNNTIWIGRRALGSSEWEVFRHPTFTANTITDGHDVISYGIDGDGYMHVSWGMHGDAFHYSRSVAPVTGTAPIVLGPDSTMTGREDTVTYPQFLKLPDGDLLFLFREVASGNGDTFLNRYDTATKTWDNVHRSGNIQLPFIKGTGWTPNYNAYPNMPQLGGPDGDDLLLTWCWRYEPVGGDSPANENGYQTNNQFAFGRSTDAGLTWQHHDGTAYTLPISRDGESGDPATKAEQIMAIPEGSSLINQASSCLDANGNPVIASWWAPETAAGNYRRQYMVVFRDDNGVWQKRPVSNRTIDPTGTKYDENFVRNLGRPTVVHDDSGRIIVAYRDNQGSNGITIVHSLPKAEDPERLVWIEFDLTTENLGNYETIIDNELWDRDRQLHFLYQAATGEGYTTSANTASRFSILEWDAKTYFAHKPQPQVSLNGGQVQIRCISEPSWSYRLWSSSDLTDWQLEETREGTGTPIQFTAPLDPQGSRRFWRIEYVEGG, from the coding sequence ATGCTGCGCCCCGGACTGCCCTTTCTCCTCGCCTTGGTCACCACTCCCGCCTTCGCAGCCGTGACAGGACCCTATGTGGCGGACACGGAGACCGTGCACCTGTTCCACTTGGATGAGGCGGTGGATGCGACGAACGCCGCGAACTCAGGCAGCTCTGCCGCGGGATTACTTCCCTACAGCGGGTCCGCCGTGCCGGCCGCGGCCACCGCTGCACAACCGGCAAATACCACCATCCTCGGGGCCACCACCTATTCCGCAGCGTTTGGAAGGGCCGCCTCCATTGCCACCAGCACCGTCGGGCTCGGCCTCGATGCGAATCAGTCGGGCGGCTTTCAACCCGGCACCACTACGAGTCCGGACGCTATTGCTCAGGGCAGTATCGCCGGTGCCGATGGTTCCTTCACCTTGGAAGCCTTGGTCAACCTGCCGTCGATCACCGGTGCCTCGCGCGAGATCATCTCGACCGACAGTTCGATGTCGAATCGCGGCTTCCAGTTCCGCATCGGGACGACAGGTGCGCTCGAATTCAATTTCATCACGGGCAGCGGCAGCGCGATCTCCGCCGCCATCCCGACCACCGGCCCGCATCGCTTTGCCGCGAACGAGTGGTTCCACGTCGCCCTGTCCTTCGATGGCAGCACGAATACCTCCACCTTCTATTGGACCAAGCTGGCTCCCTCCTCGGCGCAGGCAAACGCGATCGGGAGTTCGACCAGCGAAAACACGGTTGCGAGCGTCACCGGCCCCCTCGTCATCGGCAATGAGGCGCGCGGAGCCTCGGGCGAAGGCCTGCAAGGGCTGATCGATGAAGTCCGGATCAGCAAGGTAGTCCGCAGCGCGAGCGCCTTCCTCTTTGCCAATGATGACCTCGATGGCGACGGTCTTTCCGACGCATGGGAAGCCCTCCATTTCGGGAATCTCGGCCAGGATGGAAACGGTGATCCGGATGGCGACGGCTACGACAACATGGCGGAGTTCGTGGCGGGAACCGCACCGGACAACCCGGACTCCAATCCCGGCGACGCGGATCTCGATGGCCTGCAAGACGAGTGGGAGATCCACCACTTCGGCAACCTCACCGCACAGGATGGTGAGGGCGATCCGGATGGTGACTTCGCGAGCAATTCACTTGAGGAAGCGGCGCACAGTAGCCCCGTGAACCCGATCGACTGGCCTGAGACCGATGGCGATCAACTCAATGACGGCTGGGAACTCTTCTACTTCGGAAACCTGAGCCGGGATGGGTCTGCCGATAGCGATGGAGACGGAGCCGGCGACAAGGCGGAACACGATGCCACCACCGATCCCACCCAAGCCGGATGGAGCCCTTCAAGATCCTTGCTGGCCCACCGCTGGAGCTTTAATGGCAACTTGGAAGACAGCGTCGGAACGGAGCACGCCGAGCTGATCGATCCCGACTCCAATCCCGCCACGGGAGCAGCCGCGCTAGGGGACAGCAACGTGTTGCTCCAAGGTGGTGTTCGCTCGGAGGCTTCCTACATTGAGCTGGGGAATAACCTGCTCGGCGGCCGGAAGACCCCGCTGAGCATCGAGCTATGGGCGACACAGATCGCCACCCGGAACTGGGGTCGCATCTTCGATTTCGGCAGCAGCACCACCGAGTATCTTTTCATGTCCTGGACCCAAGGGACCACGCTCGCAAACGACCAGGTCCGGTGGTTGGACGGAGTCTCGAGCCTGACCAACAACAGCAATGCACCCTACGTTCTCGGCACGCCTTACCACATCGTCCTGACCATCGAGCCTCGAGCCGGTTCCGCGGGCAGCACCCGTGTCACCTGGTATGCGGCTCCCGCTGCAGCAGCGACTCTCGGCGGAGCCCGGGGAAGTTTTGAAACGACCAACACCCCGCTCGATTTCAACGACGCGGTGAACTGGCTCGGTCGCTCGATGTTCGCGGCGGATGCTACGGCAAATGCCCGCTATGATGAGTGCCGCATCTGGAATGGCGCGCTGGGTGCGGAGGAGCGGGAGCATCTTCACGTCTTCGGGCCGGACTCTGTGTCCTATGCGGACAGTGACGCGGACGGGCTACCGGATGCTTGGGAGATCGGGCGCTTCGGAGATCTGGATGAGACCGCGAATTCCGACACGGATGGCGATGGTTACAGCAATGGCGCGGAGTTCGCTGCTGGCTCTCACCCGGCGGTGACGGCTTCCATTCCCGGTGATATCGATGGCGACGACCTTCCGGATCAAGAAGAGATGCGCTATTTCGGCAATCTCTCCGCGACAGCTTCCGGCGATCCTGATGGGGACGGGGAATCCACAGCTACCGAACTCACGAACAACTCTGCACCGAACAACCGTGCCTCGCTTTCCACCGACACCGATGGCGATGGGTTGCCGGACCCATGGGAATTGAGCCACTTCAGCCACCTCGGTCACAATGGGGGAGCGGATCCGGACAAGGACGGCTTCGGCAATCTTCAGGAATGGGAGGCCGGCACGAACCCCGCCGACGCGGAATCCCGTCCCGCCGGGACGGCCGTTCGACTCGTTCCCTTGGACGATGGTGATCACGCTACCAGCGAGTTCGGCTACGGCGGCGCGTCCGCGATCAATACGGTTTCCTTCGTCCGTTCTTCCCTGAAGACCGTGGGCAACCAGCAGTTCGTGACCTGGTATGGACGCCATCAGTTCGATGCGAATGCGAAGTTCAACAACACCATCTGGATCGGCCGTCGCGCTCTTGGCTCCTCTGAATGGGAGGTCTTCCGCCATCCGACCTTCACCGCGAACACGATCACGGACGGCCATGACGTGATCAGCTACGGCATCGATGGCGATGGCTACATGCACGTCTCCTGGGGCATGCATGGCGATGCCTTCCACTACTCCCGCAGCGTAGCCCCTGTGACAGGCACCGCCCCGATCGTCCTTGGTCCGGATAGCACCATGACCGGACGGGAGGACACGGTGACCTACCCGCAATTCCTGAAGCTTCCCGATGGGGACCTGCTCTTCCTCTTCCGCGAGGTGGCATCCGGAAATGGCGACACTTTCCTCAACCGCTATGACACCGCGACGAAGACTTGGGACAATGTCCACCGCAGCGGAAACATCCAGCTGCCTTTCATCAAGGGCACCGGTTGGACACCGAACTACAATGCCTATCCCAATATGCCGCAGCTTGGCGGGCCGGATGGCGATGACCTCCTGCTCACCTGGTGCTGGCGCTATGAGCCGGTGGGCGGAGACTCCCCTGCCAACGAAAACGGCTATCAGACGAACAACCAGTTCGCCTTCGGGAGATCCACCGATGCCGGCCTGACCTGGCAGCACCACGATGGCACGGCTTATACGCTTCCGATCTCGCGCGATGGAGAAAGCGGTGATCCGGCCACCAAGGCCGAGCAGATCATGGCCATCCCGGAAGGCAGCAGCCTGATCAATCAGGCAAGCTCTTGCTTGGATGCGAATGGCAATCCGGTGATCGCTTCATGGTGGGCACCCGAGACAGCCGCCGGAAACTATCGGCGGCAATACATGGTCGTCTTCCGCGATGACAATGGCGTCTGGCAGAAGCGTCCTGTTTCGAACCGGACCATCGATCCCACAGGCACGAAGTATGATGAGAATTTCGTCCGCAATCTCGGCCGCCCGACCGTCGTACATGATGATAGCGGCCGCATCATCGTCGCCTATCGCGACAATCAGGGCAGCAATGGCATCACGATCGTCCACAGCTTGCCAAAAGCCGAAGACCCCGAACGCCTAGTCTGGATCGAATTCGATCTTACCACCGAGAATCTCGGCAACTACGAGACAATCATCGACAACGAACTCTGGGATCGAGACCGCCAGCTGCACTTCCTCTACCAAGCCGCAACTGGGGAAGGCTACACCACTTCTGCGAACACCGCTTCGCGCTTCTCGATCCTCGAGTGGGACGCAAAGACCTACTTCGCCCACAAGCCGCAACCGCAGGTAAGCTTAAATGGAGGTCAGGTGCAGATCCGCTGCATCTCCGAACCAAGCTGGTCCTATCGTTTGTGGAGCAGCTCGGATCTAACGGATTGGCAGCTTGAGGAAACCCGGGAAGGCACCGGCACCCCCATCCAGTTCACAGCCCCTCTCGATCCTCAGGGATCCCGGCGCTTCTGGCGGATCGAATACGTCGAGGGCGGTTAA
- a CDS encoding PEP-CTERM sorting domain-containing protein, producing the protein MTSRFLSLTCLAMAPLLIGSASAVVIDNFNDESLSEYTLTRVLDNNTASNISFSATGGTLSTTVSGGVSNVPEQVLFLRDDHSLEVGQTLLIDTTITSNLATANIVNDFGIAIGTTETPAGLTTGTSGDVRASSSYLYISVRPNQDSIRAGYANNAAPVTSFTAATTENLVAQLFITRTAANSFEVGYYTTSDTKVTLDLNGASAGNEFTFTSALMGTSVGFYADVRHDQTVGFMDNLAIVPEPSSAALLGAFGLLGIMRRRRA; encoded by the coding sequence ATGACCTCCCGATTTCTCTCCCTGACCTGCCTGGCCATGGCACCGCTTCTGATCGGCAGTGCCAGCGCCGTGGTGATCGACAATTTCAACGACGAGAGCCTGTCCGAATACACGCTGACCCGCGTGCTCGACAACAACACCGCGTCCAACATCTCTTTCTCGGCCACGGGCGGCACCCTTTCCACCACGGTCAGCGGCGGTGTATCGAATGTCCCCGAGCAAGTACTCTTCCTCCGCGACGACCACAGCTTGGAAGTGGGGCAAACCCTGCTGATCGACACGACGATCACCAGCAATCTCGCCACTGCGAACATCGTGAATGACTTCGGGATCGCGATCGGCACCACCGAGACACCCGCCGGTCTCACCACCGGAACAAGCGGCGATGTCCGGGCTTCAAGCAGCTACCTCTACATCTCGGTGCGTCCAAACCAGGATTCGATCCGCGCGGGCTACGCAAACAATGCCGCACCGGTCACGAGTTTCACCGCAGCAACCACGGAGAACCTCGTCGCCCAACTCTTCATCACCCGCACCGCGGCGAATTCCTTCGAGGTCGGCTATTACACCACCTCCGATACAAAGGTCACCCTCGATCTGAACGGTGCTTCCGCAGGCAACGAATTCACCTTCACCTCCGCCCTGATGGGAACTTCCGTCGGCTTCTATGCGGACGTCCGGCATGACCAAACCGTGGGATTCATGGACAATCTCGCCATCGTTCCCGAGCCCTCGTCCGCGGCCCTTCTGGGAGCATTCGGCCTGCTCGGCATCATGCGTCGCCGCCGTGCCTGA